One genomic region from Yarrowia lipolytica chromosome 1C, complete sequence encodes:
- a CDS encoding uncharacterized protein (Compare to YALI0C23364g, similar to uniprot|P31382 Saccharomyces cerevisiae YAL023c PMT2 mannosyltransferase, similar to Saccharomyces cerevisiae PMT2 (YAL023C) and PMT3 (YOR321W); ancestral locus Anc_7.76), whose amino-acid sequence MASATGIDTGSDQLRHRTGLAEKQANALSATHHNVIEPEDTKTRKATTSTAEQGTFYEIERIMGPIIFTALALFTRLYRIGVSNIVTWDEAHFGKFGSYYLKREYYFDVHPPLGKMLVGLSGYLAGYNGSFGFESGHTYPEDLDYTTMRVFNAMFNVFCVPLAYFTAKELKLNVATVWLVTSMILFENTYVTLGRFILLDSMLVCFTFTTVYGLARFHNLQREPFSRQWWTTLLLTGISIGCVTSVKMVGLFATALVGVYTVVDLWIKLGDTKMPYKTYFMHWVARIIGFIILPTLVFMAAFKAHFIILTKSGPGDSNMSSLFQANLEGTNIVGGPQDLAYGSRFTLKNQGYNGGLLHSHVQTYPEGSEQQQITTYHHKDANNEWRVETPRDREAYNANTSEIELLKHGDVIRFIHLNTGRNLHSHQIPAPLTKGDHEVSCYGNLTIGDNKDHWIVEIYDNFGPGDNKVVHPLTTTVRFKHEVLGCYLSGKGNHLPPWGFKQGEVTCSNKVGKKDKSTHWNFEQHWNERMPDANNTKPPKTSFIRDFVQLNVAMMASNNALVPDPDKHDELASEAWMWPLNWVGLRLCGWSSTIIKYYLLGNPVNMWGTTFSLFVFGIMTLVYLIRWQRQIPDFSDAQIEKYMVSGIIPALGWFFHYLPFIIMGRVKYVHHYLPAFYFATLVFGFVVDHFTSRAPASVKWGVNILFISAVTGMFVLFSPISFGMEGEPGAYSYLNWLKGWKI is encoded by the coding sequence ATGGCTTCCGCGACTGGAATCGATACTGGTAGCGACCAGCTGAGGCACCGAACGGGGCTTGCAGAGAAGCAGGCCAACGCTCTGTCCGCCACCCATCACAATGTCATTGAGCCCGAGGACACAAAGACCCGAAAGGCCACCACATCGACCGCCGAACAGGGCACCTTCTACGAGATTGAGCGAATCATGGGCCccatcatcttcaccgCCCTGGCTCTCTTCACCCGTCTCTACCGAATCGGCGTCTCTAACATTGTCACCTGGGACGAGGCTCATTTCGGCAAGTTTGGTTCCTACTACCTCAAGCGGGAGTACTACTTTGATGTGCATCCTCCTCTTGGAAAGATGCTGGTCGGCCTGTCCGGCTACCTGGCAGGCTATAACGGTTCCTTCGGTTTTGAGTCCGGCCACACCTACCCCGAAGATCTCGACTACACCACCATGCGAGTGTTTAACGCCATGTTTAACGTGTTCTGTGTGCCCCTGGCTTACTTCACCGCAaaggagctcaagctcaacgTGGCCACCGTGTGGCTCGTCACCTCCATGATCCTGTTTGAAAACACCTACGTGACTCTCGGCCGATTCATTCTGCTGGACTCCATGCTCGTCTGCTTCACCTTCACCACCGTCTACGGTCTTGCCCGGTTCCATAACCTGCAGCGAGAGCCCTTCTCCCGGCAGTGGTGGACcactctgctgctcacCGGCATCTCCATTGGTTGTGTGACTTCCGTCAAGATGGTCGGTCTCTTTGCCACTGCTCTGGTTGGTGTCTACACTGTGGTCGATCTCTGGATCAAGCTCGGTGACACCAAGATGCCTTACAAGACCTACTTCATGCACTGGGTTGCCCGAATCATCGGCTTTATCATCCTGCCCACTTTGGTGTTCATGGCTGCTTTCAAGGCCCATTTCATCATCCTCACCAAGTCTGGACCTGGCGACTCCAACATGTCTTCTCTTTTCCAGGCCAACCTGGAGGGAACCAACATTGTCGGCGGCCCCCAGGATCTCGCCTACGGCTCTCGATTCACCCTCAAGAACCAGGGCTACAACGGAGGCCTTCTGCACTCCCACGTCCAGACTTACCCCGAAGGAtccgagcagcagcagatcaCCACCTACCACCACAAGGATGCCAACAACGAGTGGCGAGTCGAGACCCCTCGTGACCGAGAGGCCTACAACGCCAACACCTCCGAAATTGAGCTGCTTAAGCACGGTGACGTTATCCGATTCATCCATCTGAATACCGGCCGAAACCTCCACTCTCACCAGATCCCCGCTCCTCTCACCAAGGGCGACCACGAGGTGTCTTGTTACGGAAACCTGACCATTGGAGACAACAAGGACCACTGGATCGTTGAGATTTATGACAATTTTGGCCCTGGCGACAACAAGGTCGTTCACCCTCTGACTACCACTGTTCGATTCAAGCACGAGGTTCTTGGCTGCTACCTGTCTGGCAAGGGCAACCATCTCCCTCCTTGGGGTTTCAAGCAGGGTGAAGTCACCTGTTCCAACAAGGTTGGCAAGAAGGATAAGTCCACTCACTGGAACTTTGAGCAGCACTGGAACGAGCGAATGCCCGATgccaacaacaccaagcCTCCTAAGACCTCCTTCATTCGAGACTTTGTTCAGCTCAACGTTGCCATGATGGCCTCCAACAACGCTCTTGTTCCCGATCCCGATAAGCACGACGAGCTTGCCTCCGAGGCCTGGATGTGGCCCCTCAACTGGGTCGGTTTGCGACTCTGTGGATGGAGCAGCACCATCATCAAGTACTACCTGCTTGGTAACCCCGTCAACATGTGGGGAACCACCTTctctctgtttgtgtttggcATCATGACTCTGGTCTACCTGATCCGATGGCAGCGACAGATTCCCGACTTCTCCGACGCCCAGATTGAGAAGTACATGGTCTCCGGTATCATCCCCGCTCTGGGATGGTTCTTCCACTACCTGCCcttcatcatcatgggCCGTGTTAAGTACGTTCACCACTACCTGCCTGCTTTCTACTTTGCCACTCTTGTGTTTGGCTTTGTCGTTGACCACTTCACCTCTCGAGCTCCCGCCTCTGTCAAGTGGGGTGTCAACATTCTCTTCATCTCTGCCGTGACCGGTATGTTTGTTCTGTTCTCCCCCATCTCTTTCGGTA